The Desulfatiglans sp. DNA segment GCAAGCATCAGCCTTAATACCAGGACCACTGTCCTGTTTTCCTGTGGGATATTTTTCATAAGGATGGTGGGCAGCCCATCCTGCATAAACCATGAGACCAGGATAACAAGAAGGAAAACCGGTGTTACATATTTTATGATAAATTTGTATATCTTTGGCACGCGCAGCTCTGCTCCCTGGTGAATCTCTTCCCATGCCCTGTCCATACCAAAGACCCAGGCAAAGAGTATGACCTCTATGGTGCCAAAGAGCACCAGGCTGAAGGTGCCTCCCCAGAAGTCCAGTTCATCCACAACACCGTAACCAAGGCCGAATATGGCAGGCTGACACATGAAAAAGGCCGCTATGCCGAAAATCATGGCAGCCTTTGGGCGGCTGATATCAAACTCATCCTCCATAAAGGCAACTGCGGGCTGTGCAAGGGAGACAGACGAGGTGACCCCGGCCAGAAAGAGCAGCGCAAACCATAAAAAACCAAAGACCGCACCCGCAGGGATCTTCTCAAATATCAGGGGCATGGTCACAAACCCCAGGTTAAATGCCCCTGATTCAGCAATATTTTTAATCTCATAGGGTCCAAAGACCGCAAATGCCATCGGGATAATGATGCTTCCGCCAAGTATGATCTCAGCAAACTCATTTGTGCCCACTGCAGTAAGGCCGGAAAGCACCACATCATCCCTTTTTTTAAGGTAACTTGCATAGGTGAGGATTGCCCCTATCCCAACGCTCAAGGTAAAGAATATCTGGCCAGCCGCTGCTAGCCAGGTCTTTGCATTAAGCAAGGCGCTGAAATCAGGGTTCCATAAAAACCCGAACCCGTTTTTAATGCTCCATTCAGCCATTTCAGGATTTGGAGTGCCCAGGGTTATGACCCTTATGAGTATGATAAGTGCAAACACAAGGAGGAGAGGCATGGCAAACTTGCACAGCCGCTCAATGCCCCCCTTTATTCCATAATAGATTACAAGCACATTAAGGCAGAAGGTGATTATAAAAAAGAAATAGGCTGTCCCTATATTATGGAAAAACTGGTTCTGTTCAAGCCCCTGAAACCCTGATAAAAAGGATTTCATGGCCCCTTCAGTGGTGGCTGCCATATATTTTCCTGATAGGGCAAAAAAGCTGTAGGCCAGAAGCCATGACTCTATATAGGTGTAATATATGAAGATAACCAGGGGGCCGAATATCCCGATAACCCCAAAATAGCGGATAAAACGCCTTTTATTGCCGATATTATGGAAGATGCCAGGGGCCGTAGAGTGTCCGAACCCTCCCCCATACCTCCCCAGCGTCCACTCTACCCACATAAGGGGGATGCCGAGCAGTAACAGTGCGATAAAATAGGGGATCATAAATGCACCCCCGCCATATTTGGCCGCCTGCACAGGGAACCTTAAGAAATTTCCAAGACCAAGTGCGCTCCCTGCCACCGCGAGAATCATTCCGATACGTGAACCCCAGTGCTGACGCATGATGATTACCCCCTTAGAAAAAATTGAGGATAACTCTATTTTGTTTAAGCCTATATTTCAAGTCAATCCTGCTCATCTAAAGTAAAAAATCCCTCATTTGCCCTTGCCAGGATTTAAAGCCGCTTTTTAATCTGGTGATTTTTTTTACTCTTTTCATATGAAACTATTTCTGCTATAAATCGTGCCTCATGTCATAAAGCCAGTACTGACTAGTGGCCGTGACATATTTTACTATTTATTGTAACAAGTTAGCTTAAATTTATCAGGCAAATTTGTTTTAATACGGAGAGATGTCCGAGTTGGCCGAAGGAGCACGACTGGAAATCGTGTGTGCTGCCAAAAGCGGTACCGAGGGTTCGAATCCCTCTCTCTCCGCCATTTTTTTGATTTTGTATAAGAGTAACCAGATATGGCATATGAAGTTTTTGCACGAAAATGGCGTCCCCAGATCTTTCAGGATGTCCTGGGGCAGGAGCATGTTACCAGGACGCTCCTTAATGCCATAGCCGCAGACAGGCTTCACCATGCATATCTCTTCAGCGGGGCAAGGGGGGTTGGAAAGACCTCTGTGGCCCGTATCCTTGCCAAGGCAATCAACTGTAAACACCGGGTGGAGGGAAACCCCTGCAACAAATGTGAGTCATGCATGGATATCTCTGCCGGCTCTGCCATGGATGTGCAGGAGATTGACGGGGCCTCTAACCGCGGCATAGACGAGATACGCGAGCTCAGGGAAAACATAAAGCATATGCCCTCATCAGGAAGATACAGGGTATATATAATAGATGAAGTCCACATGCTTACCCTTCAGGCATTTAATGCACTGTTAAAGACCCTTGAGGAGCCGCCGCCCCATGTAAAATTTATATTTGCCACAACCGAGCCCCACAAGGTGCCAATAACCATACTTTCAAGGTGCCAGAGGTATGATTTCAAGAGGATACCCCAGGCAAGGCTGGTAGAACAGCTTGAAAAGATCACCGCAGAAGAGAAGGTAGAGATCAGCAGACAGGGGCTTGCCCTCATAGCAAGAGAGGCGGATG contains these protein-coding regions:
- a CDS encoding sodium-dependent transporter produces the protein MRQHWGSRIGMILAVAGSALGLGNFLRFPVQAAKYGGGAFMIPYFIALLLLGIPLMWVEWTLGRYGGGFGHSTAPGIFHNIGNKRRFIRYFGVIGIFGPLVIFIYYTYIESWLLAYSFFALSGKYMAATTEGAMKSFLSGFQGLEQNQFFHNIGTAYFFFIITFCLNVLVIYYGIKGGIERLCKFAMPLLLVFALIILIRVITLGTPNPEMAEWSIKNGFGFLWNPDFSALLNAKTWLAAAGQIFFTLSVGIGAILTYASYLKKRDDVVLSGLTAVGTNEFAEIILGGSIIIPMAFAVFGPYEIKNIAESGAFNLGFVTMPLIFEKIPAGAVFGFLWFALLFLAGVTSSVSLAQPAVAFMEDEFDISRPKAAMIFGIAAFFMCQPAIFGLGYGVVDELDFWGGTFSLVLFGTIEVILFAWVFGMDRAWEEIHQGAELRVPKIYKFIIKYVTPVFLLVILVSWFMQDGLPTILMKNIPQENRTVVLVLRLMLAAIFIGISLGVWAAWRKRGRRAGKEILS